A genomic region of Patescibacteria group bacterium contains the following coding sequences:
- a CDS encoding tyrosine-type recombinase/integrase: protein MSHNIIQLKKDFLEHLEVERGRSLKTILNYDHYLNRFLSQSKLQNVEDISDETVRQYRLWLNRIEPTLSKKTQNYHLVALRAFLKYLSRRDIKSLSAERIDLVKVPERDLDLITEDELERLLDAPITPPDKGLKSLRDKAILELLFSTGLRVSELCNLNIDSINLKREEFSIRGKGGKVRVVFLSDTAKQSLKDYLDARADINEALFIRISKGGEVKESVAKKNGSRRIPLDDRPLENRFFGETSESGGVGKSDSRRISPSAEGGIRPQEKQISDSDHRLTPRSVERIIKHYAIKAGISKKVTPHIIRHCFATDLLSAGADIRSVQSLLGHSNISTTQIYTHITDKKLHDVHKAFHDKRRG from the coding sequence GTCTTAAGACTATTTTAAATTACGACCATTATCTCAATCGCTTCCTAAGTCAAAGTAAACTGCAAAATGTAGAGGATATATCCGACGAAACAGTCAGACAATACCGTCTGTGGCTAAACCGCATAGAACCGACTCTTTCAAAAAAGACCCAGAACTACCACCTTGTAGCGCTTAGGGCCTTTCTTAAATACTTAAGCAGGCGAGACATAAAATCATTATCCGCAGAAAGAATTGACCTTGTGAAAGTCCCAGAAAGAGACCTTGACCTTATTACCGAAGATGAGCTTGAAAGACTCCTTGATGCGCCTATTACTCCGCCAGACAAAGGACTAAAATCTCTTCGCGACAAAGCCATCCTTGAACTTCTTTTCTCCACAGGGCTTCGCGTCTCTGAACTATGCAATCTTAATATAGACTCTATAAATCTCAAAAGAGAAGAATTTTCCATAAGAGGGAAAGGCGGAAAAGTGAGAGTCGTCTTTCTCTCCGACACGGCAAAACAATCTTTGAAAGACTATCTTGATGCCAGAGCGGATATAAATGAGGCGCTTTTTATACGGATTAGCAAAGGAGGAGAAGTAAAAGAAAGTGTAGCCAAAAAAAATGGTTCTCGTAGGATTCCCCTTGATGACCGTCCTTTAGAGAACCGTTTTTTTGGCGAAACATCTGAATCAGGAGGAGTCGGAAAATCTGATTCTCGGAGGATTTCTCCATCCGCCGAAGGCGGAATCCGTCCTCAAGAGAAACAGATTTCCGACTCCGACCACAGATTAACTCCCCGCTCCGTAGAAAGAATCATAAAGCACTATGCCATCAAAGCCGGTATTTCAAAGAAAGTCACTCCGCACATTATAAGACACTGCTTTGCCACCGACCTCCTCTCCGCCGGAGCCGATATTCGTTCCGTCCAATCTCTCCTTGGCCACTCCAATATCTCCACCACTCAGATCTATACTCATATTACAGACAAGAAGCTTCATGATGTTCACAAAGCCTTCCACGATAAGAGAAGAGGATAA